In the genome of Oligoflexus sp., the window ATCCTGGAAAATCGCGTCGTCGTCATGCTCGATCATGCCGAAGCGGAAAAGCAGCTGCTGGCGCATTTTGATGGCGTTCCTGTCACGGGTGGTCCGACGGCGGAAGAGGTGGTGCAGAAAACGGAAGTGCGCAGCGATATTCCTGATCCAGCCAAAACCCAGGTGGTGGCCAAGGAAGCCCCTGCAAAAGCACAGGCAGCGGCTCCTGCTGCGGCAGCGGCCCCTTCCTGGAGTGATGGTCTTCAGGAAAAGCTGGTGATGGTGACCATTTTCATGGCGGTGATGCTGGCGCTGATGATCGGTATGAAGAGCTGGCGCCGCGTGATGACCAAAATGCCCGGCGCTCCCGTCCAGGATTATTCGCTGAAAACTCTGGCCACGCATGCTGTGGGTCCCAAGCAGAAACTCACCGTCGTGCAGGTCGGCCAGGAGCAGATTCTGCTCGGAGTGTCCCCGGACAATATCAATTTTCTGACCTCGCTGAAAAATCCCAACGATGCGCAGCCGCGTATGGCGATTGATCCTGCGCTGTTTCAAAAGCAGGCTCTGCCGAAGGAAGCGCCGGTTCGTCGTTCGGGTCCCGTTCTGGATGATGTGCCTCCGCGTCCGGCAGCCCGTCCGCGCTCGACTCCCAAGACGGATCTCCCTGAGCCAGGCAGCGCCATTTCCTATGGCATCGGGGATCAGGGTATCAAGAATATGAAGCCTTCGTCGCGTCAAGCGGAAGAGCCCAGCAGTGTCGATGATGTGACGCGCATGATTCGTAAAAAACTGCGTGATCTTCCCAAAGTTTAAACAGGGTTTGGCATGACCGTTTCGGGTGTAAAAAAAGGTCTTTTCTGGGCGCTGCTCGCGCTGCTCGTGAGTGGCCGCGCCTATGCGGATACCAAGATTCCTGGGCTCAACTTCAATATCTACGAAGTGGATGACCCGGATGCTTTCGTAC includes:
- a CDS encoding flagellar biosynthetic protein FliO, with protein sequence MLRFFAVVLLMFGTRLYSQETPASPTLMMMGPIDGESDQKSSIITVRYDSKPGFPKPKVEAMGSFIQVTLPNTMVPKPGQFVEANSPYIRKFAAFQLDEQTAGLRLFVTKEAAHLVGAVTTDILENRVVVMLDHAEAEKQLLAHFDGVPVTGGPTAEEVVQKTEVRSDIPDPAKTQVVAKEAPAKAQAAAPAAAAAPSWSDGLQEKLVMVTIFMAVMLALMIGMKSWRRVMTKMPGAPVQDYSLKTLATHAVGPKQKLTVVQVGQEQILLGVSPDNINFLTSLKNPNDAQPRMAIDPALFQKQALPKEAPVRRSGPVLDDVPPRPAARPRSTPKTDLPEPGSAISYGIGDQGIKNMKPSSRQAEEPSSVDDVTRMIRKKLRDLPKV